ATTAGGCCTTTCGGCGGACGAGTTTGAATCTAAGCGGCGGCTCCCGTCTGGTGCAATAGCTCAAGCGGAGAAGCTTGGACGCCAAATGCGCAGCCTTTGAGCGTAGAAATGCGTCAAGACCGCACATCATTTCTACGCACGAATATTTCCCTCGCCCACTTGTCCTTGATTTCCCGTTCCGTTTAATTCAGCCATTGCGTAGAAATAGGTGGCGGCGTGATCGGTCTACGCTTGTCGCCATTTTTCACGCTTAGCTTTGACTCCGACAGGTGAGCAACGTGCTCGCCACTTCGCCTCTCGGAGTCCAGTCATGGACGACCTCGACCATCTCCGCCTGCTCACCTACAAGCAGGCCGCCAAGCCGCTCGGCGTCACGGAGCGCACTATCTACGCCTACGTCGATGCTGGCGAGTTGCCGGTGGTCAAATTGGGCAGGCTTCGGCGAATTCGGCCCGAGGACTTGGTCGTCTTCATCGGCAAGAGACGGGAGTTCCAAAATGGCCGCTGAACTCCCACCGGAAGGGCTTTACCTAACACCGGCGCAACTCGCGCACCGCTGGCGCACAAACACCTCAAAGGTGATCCGCTTCATCGCGACCGGCGAGCTTCGCGCGATCAATATGGCCACCAATCGCTCCGGCTCCCGCCCCCGTTGGCGGATCACGCCGCAGGCCGTCGAAACGTTCGAGCTGAGCCGGACATCGGGCCCGGTGTCGCCGGCTCCCCGGCGGGTTCGGCCGCGATCGTTTGGGTCGGTGCCGTCCCGTTATTAGGGGCCTGGCGGGACGCGCGCAGCTCCACATCCACGCGTTTTTCAGTGATAGAGGACATGACCATGCATTCCAGGCAGGCGAAAAGACGCACATCCACGCTCTTCGGCGGTGCGCCGACACCGACGGTCGGCGCGGTCCCTTCTAAGGACCTTGACCGATCATTCATCCGCATTCCGCTGGCCGACGTGACGTGCTCGACGTGCGGCGACAGGAAGGCGATTTACGCATTCGGCGGCGTGTGGTGTGCGCTGTGTGACGACGCCAAAGTGTTCGGAGGTACGAAATGAGCGCAGCGCCCGCGTCGGCAATAACCGCACTTGCGGTATGTAGGCCAGTGTGTCCGCCCGAGTTGATGGCGCTGCCCCGATGGGTCGTGTGGCGTCGCGAGGCCCGCGTCGAAGGCGACAAGCCGACGAAGATGCCATACCAGATCAACGGCGTCAGGGCCAAGGCGAACGACGCGAGCACCTGGACGACATTCGACGCGGCGGCGGCGGCCTACGAGTCGGTGGGTTGGGAAGGCATGGGCTTTCAGTTCGGCAGCCTCGGCGATGGCTTCGTCGGTGGTGACCTCGACGATTGCTTTGGCGACGAGTACTTGAAGCCGTGGGCGGTCGAGATCATCGCCAAGTGTGCGACTTACGCCGAGATCAGCCCATCCGGCAACGGCGTGAAGTTCATCGCTTACGGCTCATTGAGCGCCGATCAGATCGCGGCAATGAGCGGCAAGAAGACCGGCAAGCGGTTCTGTGTGGATGCCAAGGGCAACGTCGTGCGTGCCGACGACCCGACGAAAGACGGAGCCATCGAAATCTATCAACACGGACGCTTCTTCACCGTCACCGGCAACCGCTTCGACGGCGCACCGCTCACACTGGCAGACTGCACGCAGCCCGTCCGAGAGTTGTTCGACCGCTTGGTGCAGTCGCGCAAGCGCCTCGATGTCAGCAGCAAGCCG
Above is a genomic segment from Planctomycetia bacterium containing:
- a CDS encoding helix-turn-helix domain-containing protein encodes the protein MDDLDHLRLLTYKQAAKPLGVTERTIYAYVDAGELPVVKLGRLRRIRPEDLVVFIGKRREFQNGR